The following are encoded in a window of Pseudomonas sp. St316 genomic DNA:
- the rpsR gene encoding 30S ribosomal protein S18, whose product MARFFRRRKFCRFTAEDVKEIDYKDLNTLKAYVSETGKIVPSRITGTKARYQRQLATAIKRARFLALLAYTDSHGR is encoded by the coding sequence ATGGCACGTTTCTTCCGTCGTCGTAAATTCTGCCGCTTCACCGCTGAAGACGTGAAAGAGATCGATTACAAAGATCTCAACACTCTGAAAGCCTACGTATCCGAGACCGGCAAAATCGTTCCAAGCCGTATCACCGGTACCAAAGCTCGTTATCAGCGTCAGCTGGCCACCGCTATCAAGCGCGCCCGCTTCCTGGCCCTGCTGGCCTACACCGACAGCCACGGCCGCTGA
- the rpsF gene encoding 30S ribosomal protein S6 yields MRHYEIIFLVHPDQSEQVGGMVERYTKLIEEDGGKIHRLEDWGRRQLAYAINNVHKAHYVMLNVECTGKALAELEDNFRYNDAVIRNLVIRREEAVTGQSEMLKAEENRSERRERRDRPEHSDSADGDDSDSDSDNSDNADE; encoded by the coding sequence ACCCGGATCAAAGCGAGCAAGTCGGCGGCATGGTTGAGCGTTACACCAAGCTGATCGAAGAAGACGGCGGCAAAATCCACCGTCTGGAAGATTGGGGCCGTCGTCAACTGGCCTACGCAATCAACAATGTTCACAAGGCTCACTACGTGATGCTGAACGTTGAGTGCACTGGCAAGGCCCTGGCCGAGCTGGAAGACAACTTCCGCTACAACGATGCAGTGATCCGTAACCTGGTCATCCGTCGCGAAGAAGCCGTCACCGGCCAATCCGAGATGCTCAAGGCTGAAGAAAACCGCAGTGAGCGCCGTGAGCGTCGCGACCGTCCTGAGCACTCTGACAGCGCCGATGGCGATGACAGCGATAGCGACAGCGACAACAGCGATAACGCTGACGAGTAA
- the dnaB gene encoding replicative DNA helicase, whose protein sequence is MNEITAPEQYDLQTAALKVPPHSIEAEQAVLGGLMLDNNAWERVLDQVSDGDFYRHDHRLIFRAIAKLADQNMPIDVVTLSEQLDKEGQTSQVGGLGYLGELAKNTPSVANIKAYAQIVRERATLRQLIGISTEIADSAFNPEGRTAAEILDEAERQIFQIAEARPKTGGPVSVNDLLTKAIDRIDTLFNTDNAITGLSTGYTDLDEKTSGLQPSDLIIVAGRPSMGKTTFAMNLVENAVLRSDKAVLVYSLEMPGESLIMRMLSSLGRIDQTKVRSGQLEDDDWPRLTSAVNLLNDRKLFIDDTAGISPSEMRARTRRLVREHGEVGLIMIDYLQLMQIPGSSGDNRTNEISEISRSLKALAKEFNCPVVALSQLNRSLEQRPNKRPVNSDLRESGAIEQDADVIMFVYRDEVYHPETEHKGIAEIIIGKQRNGPIGFIRLAFIGKYTRFENLAPGSYNFDDDE, encoded by the coding sequence ATGAACGAAATCACCGCTCCCGAGCAATACGATCTGCAAACCGCTGCCCTGAAGGTGCCTCCGCATTCCATCGAGGCCGAACAGGCCGTGCTCGGTGGCCTGATGCTGGACAACAACGCCTGGGAACGCGTGCTCGATCAAGTCTCCGACGGCGATTTCTACCGGCATGACCACCGCCTGATTTTCCGTGCGATCGCCAAGCTGGCCGATCAGAACATGCCGATCGACGTGGTGACCTTGTCCGAGCAATTGGACAAGGAAGGCCAGACGTCCCAGGTCGGCGGCCTCGGTTACCTGGGCGAACTGGCGAAAAACACGCCGTCGGTCGCCAACATCAAGGCTTATGCGCAGATCGTGCGCGAGCGGGCGACCTTGCGCCAGTTGATCGGCATCAGCACCGAGATCGCCGACAGCGCCTTCAACCCGGAAGGCCGCACCGCCGCCGAGATCCTTGACGAAGCCGAGCGGCAGATCTTCCAGATCGCCGAGGCCCGGCCGAAAACCGGCGGCCCGGTCAGCGTCAACGACCTGCTGACCAAGGCCATCGACCGCATCGACACCTTGTTCAACACGGACAACGCCATCACCGGCCTGTCCACCGGCTACACCGACCTCGATGAGAAGACCAGCGGCTTGCAACCGTCCGACCTGATCATCGTCGCCGGCCGTCCGTCCATGGGTAAAACCACCTTTGCGATGAACCTGGTGGAAAACGCCGTGCTGCGCAGCGACAAGGCCGTGCTGGTGTACTCCCTCGAGATGCCAGGCGAATCGCTGATCATGCGTATGCTTTCGTCCCTGGGGCGTATCGACCAGACCAAGGTCCGTTCCGGCCAACTGGAAGACGATGACTGGCCGCGCCTGACATCGGCGGTCAATCTGCTCAACGATCGCAAGCTGTTCATCGACGATACCGCGGGTATCAGCCCGTCGGAAATGCGTGCCCGGACCCGTCGCCTGGTACGTGAGCACGGTGAGGTCGGCCTGATCATGATCGACTACCTGCAACTGATGCAGATCCCCGGTTCCAGCGGCGACAACCGGACCAACGAGATCTCCGAAATCTCTCGTTCCCTCAAGGCCCTGGCCAAGGAATTCAACTGCCCGGTGGTGGCGCTTTCCCAGTTGAACCGTTCCTTGGAGCAGCGCCCCAACAAGCGTCCGGTGAACTCCGACTTGCGGGAATCCGGAGCGATCGAGCAGGACGCCGACGTCATCATGTTCGTGTACCGAGACGAGGTGTATCACCCGGAGACGGAGCACAAGGGCATCGCCGAAATCATCATCGGCAAGCAGCGGAACGGCCCGATCGGTTTCATCCGCCTGGCATTCATCGGTAAATACACCCGCTTCGAGAACTTGGCGCCGGGTAGCTACAATTTTGATGACGACGAATAA
- the rplI gene encoding 50S ribosomal protein L9, whose protein sequence is MQLILLEKVTNLGNLGDKVNVKAGYGRNYLLPYGKATAATAANLAAFEERRAELEKAAADRKTSAESRAAQLAELEVTITATAGDEGKLFGSIGTHDIADALTASGVEVAKSEVRLPNGTIRNVGEFDVAVHLHAEVEATVRVVVVAA, encoded by the coding sequence ATGCAACTGATCCTTCTGGAAAAAGTCACCAACCTGGGCAACCTGGGTGACAAAGTAAACGTTAAGGCCGGTTACGGTCGTAACTACCTGCTGCCTTACGGCAAAGCCACCGCTGCGACCGCTGCCAACCTGGCTGCGTTCGAAGAGCGTCGTGCTGAGCTGGAAAAAGCTGCCGCAGACCGTAAAACCTCGGCTGAAAGCCGTGCTGCCCAACTGGCCGAGCTGGAAGTGACCATCACTGCCACCGCTGGCGACGAAGGCAAGCTGTTCGGTTCGATCGGTACTCACGACATCGCTGACGCACTGACCGCCTCTGGCGTTGAAGTTGCGAAAAGCGAAGTTCGTCTGCCGAACGGCACCATCCGCAACGTAGGCGAATTCGACGTAGCCGTGCACCTGCACGCCGAAGTTGAAGCCACCGTACGCGTTGTCGTGGTAGCAGCCTAA
- a CDS encoding transglutaminase family protein, whose amino-acid sequence MSIHVALHHVTHYRYDRAVELGPQIVRLRPAAHSRTRILSYALKVSPEQHFINWQQDPQGNYLARLVFPEKTEELRIEVDLLAEMAVFNPFDFFLEPYAEKIPFAYAADERKELAPYLETLPLTPRFQAYLDGIDRTPLPAVDFLVALNQRLSEDINYLIRMEPGVQTPEHTLEHASGSCRDSAWLLVQLLRNLGLAARFVSGYLIQLTADVKSLDGPSGTEVDFTDLHAWCEVYLPGAGWIGLDATSGLFAGEGHIPLACSPDPSSAAPISGLVEPCECEFSHEMSVERVWEAPRVTKPYTDAQWLAIQALGRQIDADLLEGDVRLTMGGEPTFVSIDDPDGAEWNTAALGPDKRRLSAELFQRMRKHYAPQGLVHFGQGKWYPGEQLPRWSLNCYWRRDGVPIWHNSALIADEQEDYGADGELAGRFLASVAERLKIPARFVFPAYEDNFYYLWREGALPSNVTAQDPRLEDALERARLRKVFSQGLDKVIGQVLPLARTAKGDQWQSGRWYLRDNHCRLVPGDSPLGYRLPLASQPWVTAAEYPFIHPTDPNQDLPELPGTEQLARHGEPAAEQERVPEIDKSADWLTRTAFCAEARDGRLYLFMPPLERVEDYLELVSAIEATAEELHCPVLLEGYEPPSDPRLGNFRITPDPGVIEVNVQPSATWDELVERTEFLYEEARQTRLTTEKFMIDGRHTGTGGGNHFVLGGATPADSPFLRRPDLLRSLISYWHNHPSLSYLFSGLFIGPTSQAPRVDEARNDALYELEIAFAQMPQPGEECPPWLVDRLLRNLLIDVTGNTHRAEFCIDKLYSPDGATGRLGLLELRAFEMPPHARMSLAQQLLLRALVARFWREPYAPAKLARWGTELHDRFLLPHFIEQDFADVIHELNAAGYPLRAEWFAAHLEFRFPKVGDYAVSGIELQLRQALEPWHVLGEEGAVGGTVRYVDSSLERLQVKLSGLAPQRYLLTCNGVPVPLQPTGRVGEFVAGVRFRAWQPANCLQPTIPVHAPLVFDLLDTWMQRSVGGCQYHVAHPGGRNYDSLPVNANEAESRRMARFFRLGHTPGKLPIPSLAMDDEFPLTLDLRRFQGAST is encoded by the coding sequence GTGTCGATCCATGTCGCATTGCATCACGTCACGCATTACCGCTACGACCGCGCTGTCGAACTCGGCCCGCAGATCGTTCGCCTGCGCCCGGCGGCCCACAGCCGCACGCGGATTCTTTCCTATGCGCTGAAGGTTTCGCCCGAGCAGCATTTCATCAACTGGCAGCAGGACCCCCAGGGCAACTACCTGGCGCGGCTGGTGTTCCCCGAGAAAACCGAGGAGCTGCGGATCGAGGTCGATCTGCTGGCGGAAATGGCGGTGTTCAATCCGTTCGACTTTTTCCTCGAGCCCTACGCCGAAAAGATCCCGTTCGCCTACGCCGCCGATGAGCGCAAGGAGCTGGCGCCCTACCTGGAAACCCTGCCGCTGACGCCGAGGTTCCAGGCGTATCTGGACGGCATCGACCGCACGCCATTGCCGGCGGTGGATTTCCTGGTGGCGCTCAACCAGCGCTTGAGCGAAGACATCAACTACCTGATCCGCATGGAGCCCGGCGTGCAGACGCCGGAGCACACCCTGGAGCACGCGTCCGGCTCCTGCCGCGACTCGGCCTGGCTGTTGGTGCAGTTGTTGCGCAACCTCGGCCTGGCGGCGCGGTTCGTGTCTGGGTACCTGATCCAGTTGACCGCCGATGTGAAAAGCCTCGATGGCCCGTCCGGCACCGAGGTGGACTTTACCGACCTGCATGCCTGGTGCGAGGTCTACTTGCCCGGTGCCGGCTGGATCGGCCTGGATGCGACGTCCGGGCTGTTCGCCGGTGAAGGCCACATACCGCTGGCCTGTAGTCCCGATCCGTCCTCGGCGGCCCCGATCAGCGGCTTGGTGGAGCCTTGCGAGTGTGAGTTCAGCCACGAAATGTCCGTCGAGCGGGTCTGGGAAGCGCCGCGGGTGACCAAGCCTTACACCGACGCACAGTGGCTGGCGATCCAGGCACTGGGGCGCCAGATCGACGCCGACCTGTTGGAGGGCGACGTGCGCCTGACCATGGGCGGTGAACCGACTTTTGTCTCCATCGATGACCCGGACGGTGCCGAGTGGAACACCGCCGCCCTCGGGCCGGACAAGCGCCGGCTCTCCGCCGAGCTGTTCCAGCGCATGCGCAAGCACTATGCGCCCCAGGGGCTGGTGCATTTCGGCCAGGGCAAGTGGTACCCCGGCGAGCAATTGCCGCGCTGGTCGCTCAACTGCTATTGGCGGCGCGACGGGGTGCCGATCTGGCACAACAGTGCGTTGATCGCCGATGAGCAGGAGGACTACGGCGCCGATGGCGAACTGGCCGGGCGTTTCCTGGCGAGCGTTGCCGAGCGTTTGAAAATTCCCGCGCGATTCGTGTTTCCGGCCTACGAAGACAACTTCTATTACCTCTGGCGCGAAGGTGCATTGCCTTCCAATGTCACGGCCCAGGACCCGCGCCTGGAGGACGCCCTGGAGCGTGCACGGTTGCGCAAGGTCTTCAGCCAGGGCCTGGACAAGGTCATCGGCCAAGTCCTGCCATTGGCCCGTACCGCCAAGGGCGATCAATGGCAAAGCGGTCGCTGGTACCTGCGCGACAACCACTGCCGCCTGGTGCCGGGGGATTCGCCCCTGGGCTATCGACTGCCACTGGCGTCCCAGCCTTGGGTAACGGCGGCCGAGTACCCGTTCATCCATCCCACCGATCCGAACCAGGACTTGCCCGAGTTGCCCGGCACCGAGCAACTGGCGCGTCACGGCGAGCCGGCGGCCGAGCAGGAGCGTGTCCCGGAGATCGACAAATCCGCCGACTGGCTGACCCGCACCGCCTTCTGTGCCGAGGCCCGCGATGGCCGGCTCTACCTGTTCATGCCGCCACTGGAGCGGGTCGAGGATTACCTGGAACTGGTCAGTGCCATCGAGGCAACGGCTGAAGAGTTGCACTGCCCGGTCTTGTTGGAAGGCTACGAGCCGCCGAGCGACCCGCGCCTGGGCAATTTCCGCATCACCCCCGACCCGGGTGTGATCGAGGTCAACGTGCAACCCTCGGCGACCTGGGACGAGTTGGTCGAGCGCACTGAATTTTTATACGAAGAAGCGCGACAGACCCGACTGACCACCGAGAAATTCATGATCGATGGCCGGCACACTGGCACCGGCGGCGGTAACCATTTCGTGCTGGGTGGCGCGACACCGGCTGACTCACCGTTTCTGCGGCGTCCCGACCTGCTGCGCAGCCTGATCAGTTATTGGCATAACCACCCGTCGTTGTCCTACCTGTTTTCCGGATTGTTCATCGGCCCGACCTCCCAGGCGCCTCGCGTGGATGAGGCGCGCAACGACGCGTTGTACGAACTGGAAATCGCTTTCGCGCAAATGCCACAGCCCGGCGAGGAATGCCCACCGTGGTTGGTCGATCGCCTGTTGCGCAACCTGTTGATCGACGTGACCGGCAATACGCACCGTGCCGAATTCTGCATCGACAAGCTCTATTCGCCGGACGGCGCCACCGGGCGTCTCGGCCTGTTGGAGTTGCGTGCTTTCGAGATGCCACCCCACGCCCGCATGAGCCTGGCCCAGCAGTTACTGCTGCGGGCGCTGGTGGCGCGGTTCTGGCGTGAGCCTTATGCGCCAGCGAAACTGGCGCGCTGGGGCACCGAGCTGCATGACCGCTTCCTGTTGCCGCACTTTATCGAGCAGGATTTTGCCGACGTCATCCATGAACTGAACGCCGCCGGCTACCCGCTACGGGCCGAGTGGTTCGCCGCGCACCTGGAGTTCCGCTTCCCCAAGGTGGGCGATTACGCGGTCAGCGGCATCGAGCTGCAATTGCGCCAAGCCCTCGAGCCTTGGCATGTGCTGGGGGAAGAGGGCGCCGTGGGCGGCACCGTGCGTTATGTGGATTCCTCCCTGGAGCGCTTGCAGGTCAAGCTCAGCGGCCTGGCGCCGCAACGCTACCTGCTGACCTGCAATGGTGTGCCCGTGCCCTTGCAACCCACCGGCCGGGTCGGCGAGTTCGTCGCCGGGGTGCGTTTCCGCGCCTGGCAACCGGCCAACTGCCTGCAACCGACCATCCCGGTGCATGCGCCGTTGGTCTTCGATTTGCTCGACACCTGGATGCAACGTTCCGTGGGCGGCTGTCAGTATCACGTGGCCCATCCCGGTGGGCGCAACTACGACAGCCTGCCGGTCAATGCCAACGAGGCCGAGAGCCGGCGGATGGCGCGTTTCTTCCGTCTCGGACACACACCTGGGAAACTTCCGATACCCAGCCTGGCCATGGATGACGAGTTTCCGCTCACGCTCGATCTGCGACGTTTTCAGGGCGCCTCAACGTAG
- a CDS encoding YgiQ family radical SAM protein codes for MQAAKPLFDYPKYWAECFGPAPFLPMSREEMDQLGWDSCDIIIVTGDAYVDHPSFGMAIIGRLLEAQGFRVGIIAQPNWQSKDDFMKLGEPNLFFGVAAGNMDSMINRYTADKKIRSDDAYTPGGMAGKRPDRASLVYSQRCKEAYKHVPIVLGGIEASLRRIAHYDYWQDRVRNSILIDACADILLYGNAERAIVEVAQRLSYGHKIEDITDVRGTAFIRRDTPKDWYEVDSTRIDRPGKIDKIINPYVNTQDTQACAIEQEKGPVEDPSEAKVVQILASPKMTRDKTVIRLPSVEKVRGDAVLYAHANRVLHLETNPGNARALVQKHGEVDVWFNPPPIPMTTEEMDYVFGMPYARVPHPAYGKEKIPAYEMIRFSVNIMRGCFGGCTFCSITEHEGRIIQNRSEESIIREIEEIRDKVPGFTGVISDLGGPTANMYRIACKSPEIESACRKPSCVFPGICPNLNTDHSSLIQLYRSARALPGVKKILIASGLRYDLAVESPEYVKELVTHHVGGYLKIAPEHTEEGPLNQMMKPGIGSYDKFKRMFEKYTKEAGKEQYLIPYFIAAHPGTTDEDMMNLALWLKGNGFRADQVQAFYPSPMATATAMYHSGKNPLRKVTYKSDAVTIVKSEEQRRLHKAFLRYHDPKGWPMLREALTRMGRADLIGPGKNQLIPLHQPATDSYQSARRKNSTPAGSHKVGKETTKILTQHTGLPPRASDGGNSWDKREQAKAAAFARNQQAAKERKDAAKGKGPKPARKPVVPR; via the coding sequence ATGCAAGCAGCCAAGCCGTTATTTGACTATCCCAAGTACTGGGCCGAATGTTTCGGTCCGGCGCCGTTCCTGCCCATGAGCAGGGAGGAGATGGATCAGCTCGGCTGGGATTCATGCGACATCATCATCGTGACCGGTGACGCCTACGTCGATCACCCGTCGTTCGGCATGGCGATCATTGGCCGTTTGCTGGAAGCCCAGGGCTTTCGCGTCGGGATCATTGCCCAGCCGAACTGGCAGTCCAAAGACGACTTCATGAAGCTTGGCGAGCCCAACCTGTTTTTCGGTGTCGCGGCCGGCAACATGGACTCGATGATCAACCGCTACACCGCTGACAAGAAGATTCGCTCCGACGACGCCTACACCCCGGGTGGCATGGCGGGCAAGCGGCCGGACCGTGCGAGCCTGGTCTACAGCCAGCGCTGCAAGGAAGCCTACAAGCATGTGCCGATCGTGCTGGGTGGTATCGAAGCGTCGCTGCGCCGTATCGCTCACTACGATTACTGGCAGGACCGTGTCCGCAACTCGATCCTGATCGACGCCTGCGCCGATATCCTGCTCTACGGCAACGCCGAGCGGGCGATCGTCGAAGTCGCCCAGCGCCTGTCCTACGGCCACAAGATCGAAGACATCACCGACGTGCGCGGTACGGCCTTCATCCGTCGTGATACGCCTAAAGACTGGTACGAAGTCGATTCCACGCGCATCGACCGTCCGGGCAAGATCGACAAGATCATCAACCCGTACGTGAACACCCAGGACACCCAGGCCTGCGCCATCGAGCAGGAAAAAGGGCCGGTTGAAGATCCGAGCGAAGCCAAGGTCGTGCAGATCCTGGCAAGCCCGAAAATGACCCGCGACAAAACCGTGATTCGCCTGCCATCGGTGGAAAAGGTTCGTGGCGACGCGGTGCTCTACGCCCACGCCAACCGCGTGCTTCACCTGGAAACCAACCCGGGCAATGCTCGTGCGTTGGTGCAGAAGCACGGCGAAGTTGATGTCTGGTTCAACCCGCCGCCCATTCCGATGACCACCGAAGAAATGGACTACGTGTTTGGCATGCCTTACGCACGTGTTCCCCATCCGGCGTACGGCAAGGAGAAGATCCCGGCCTACGAGATGATCCGTTTCTCGGTGAACATCATGCGTGGCTGCTTTGGCGGCTGCACGTTCTGCTCGATCACCGAGCACGAAGGTCGGATCATCCAGAACCGTTCCGAAGAGTCGATCATTCGCGAAATCGAAGAGATCCGCGACAAGGTCCCAGGCTTCACCGGCGTCATTTCCGACCTCGGCGGCCCGACCGCGAACATGTACCGCATCGCCTGCAAGAGCCCGGAAATCGAATCCGCGTGCCGTAAGCCGTCGTGCGTGTTCCCCGGCATCTGCCCGAACCTGAACACCGACCATTCTTCGCTGATCCAGTTGTACCGCAGCGCCCGGGCCTTGCCTGGGGTGAAGAAGATCCTGATTGCCTCCGGCCTGCGTTACGACCTGGCGGTCGAGTCGCCGGAATACGTCAAGGAGCTGGTGACCCACCACGTCGGCGGTTACCTGAAGATCGCGCCGGAGCATACCGAGGAAGGCCCGCTCAACCAGATGATGAAGCCGGGCATCGGCAGCTATGACAAATTCAAGCGGATGTTCGAGAAGTACACCAAGGAAGCCGGGAAAGAGCAGTACCTGATTCCGTACTTCATCGCCGCCCACCCGGGCACCACCGATGAAGACATGATGAACCTGGCGCTGTGGCTCAAGGGCAACGGTTTCCGCGCCGACCAGGTGCAGGCGTTCTATCCGTCGCCGATGGCCACGGCGACCGCCATGTATCACTCGGGCAAGAACCCGCTGCGCAAGGTCACCTACAAGAGCGACGCGGTGACCATCGTCAAGAGCGAGGAGCAGCGCCGCCTGCACAAGGCCTTCCTGCGTTATCACGACCCCAAGGGTTGGCCGATGCTGCGTGAAGCGCTGACCCGTATGGGCCGGGCCGATCTGATCGGGCCGGGCAAGAACCAATTGATTCCGTTGCACCAGCCGGCCACCGACAGCTACCAGAGCGCTCGTCGCAAGAACTCGACGCCAGCCGGCAGCCACAAGGTGGGCAAGGAAACCACCAAGATCCTGACCCAGCACACCGGCCTGCCACCGCGCGCCAGCGACGGCGGCAACTCGTGGGACAAGCGCGAGCAAGCCAAGGCCGCGGCATTCGCCCGCAACCAGCAGGCCGCCAAGGAACGCAAGGACGCCGCCAAGGGCAAAGGCCCGAAACCGGCGCGCAAGCCTGTCGTGCCGCGCTGA
- a CDS encoding NAD synthetase encodes MSTPLPGIGMDNSLSQLMARRRIDSQINLSRLFAAIDADPSIVGAGVVYIDAEFNVVTLREFKPICSIKPKRIILREAQKYIAPEQFAQQVQSNPRESRLVIEAVNTTLSCAGAVISWVVIASGTILVPFSAGASGVMVAIAWTAAGASSLQCVNGLVRTSLEIASPQTNDWLDSEAWYQNASIGLDAASLVGVGASALTTIKMVRVAKASTGKTLREVLRGLNRQERAKLTKELLSINDPRLTSKMLKLKQLAGELPKRFTAAELKHGTITQIKDSLGAAIGLSGSALSGNVKTIAIGLYEEFDE; translated from the coding sequence ATGAGCACTCCGTTACCCGGCATCGGCATGGACAACAGCCTCTCCCAGTTGATGGCCCGTCGCCGCATAGATAGCCAAATCAACCTGTCGCGCCTGTTCGCCGCCATTGATGCCGATCCAAGCATCGTTGGCGCGGGTGTGGTGTATATCGATGCTGAGTTCAATGTAGTGACTCTGCGTGAGTTCAAGCCGATTTGCAGCATCAAGCCCAAACGGATCATCTTGCGCGAGGCGCAGAAATATATAGCGCCGGAGCAATTTGCCCAGCAGGTACAGAGCAATCCACGTGAGTCGCGTCTAGTCATTGAGGCGGTGAACACGACACTTTCTTGTGCGGGAGCGGTAATCAGCTGGGTCGTGATTGCCAGTGGAACCATCCTGGTCCCGTTCAGTGCCGGAGCCAGTGGTGTGATGGTGGCAATTGCCTGGACAGCGGCGGGCGCGAGCAGCCTCCAGTGCGTCAATGGACTTGTTCGCACCAGCCTCGAAATTGCCAGCCCCCAAACGAATGACTGGCTCGACAGTGAGGCGTGGTACCAAAACGCCTCAATCGGCTTGGATGCCGCTTCGTTGGTCGGCGTGGGAGCCTCTGCGTTGACGACAATCAAAATGGTAAGGGTTGCCAAGGCTTCTACCGGTAAAACTCTGCGTGAGGTGCTGCGGGGCTTGAATCGACAGGAGCGGGCTAAGCTGACCAAGGAATTGTTGAGTATCAATGATCCTCGTTTGACGTCAAAAATGCTCAAGCTGAAGCAACTTGCCGGTGAGTTACCCAAGCGCTTCACGGCCGCCGAACTCAAGCACGGCACTATTACCCAAATCAAGGATTCGCTTGGGGCCGCTATCGGGCTGAGCGGGAGCGCCCTATCAGGCAATGTCAAGACTATCGCTATTGGCCTGTACGAAGAGTTTGATGAATGA